In a genomic window of Thiolapillus brandeum:
- a CDS encoding universal stress protein translates to MIEFVPVSEINIFAIRASGKLTDADYQQFLPRLEKLIGECGPVSLMIELVDFRGWEPKAAWDDFRFGMEHDKDFLRIAIVGQKAWQKWMSAIGDAFTLTKIRFFYQNSIQDAWDWLRTGDENVLAAEAVPAGLLNQAPDAYRNILVALDFTPHSQKVLARALEAVRFYNAKLSLIHAVENTFYPDLGNDLAMYDPAEFVEFDQKRHDRAVMLMDKLARELDYPNVQHEVIWGGPNSAILSYAEAQKADLIVVGSHGRHGLAKLLGSTAAAIVHNARCDVFVVRLPDQ, encoded by the coding sequence ATGATTGAATTCGTTCCGGTTTCTGAAATAAACATATTCGCTATTCGGGCATCGGGAAAGCTTACGGATGCGGACTACCAGCAGTTTCTGCCCCGCTTGGAAAAGCTGATCGGCGAATGTGGCCCTGTCTCCCTGATGATCGAATTGGTGGACTTCCGGGGATGGGAGCCGAAAGCCGCGTGGGACGATTTCCGGTTTGGCATGGAACACGACAAGGATTTTCTGAGAATCGCCATCGTTGGCCAGAAAGCCTGGCAGAAATGGATGTCAGCCATTGGAGACGCCTTTACACTCACCAAAATACGATTTTTCTATCAGAACAGCATTCAGGATGCCTGGGACTGGCTCAGAACCGGGGATGAGAATGTGCTGGCAGCTGAGGCGGTTCCGGCCGGGCTTCTGAATCAGGCTCCTGATGCGTACAGGAATATCCTGGTGGCATTGGATTTCACGCCGCATTCTCAAAAGGTGTTGGCCAGAGCTTTGGAAGCGGTTCGCTTCTACAATGCGAAGCTGTCCCTGATACATGCTGTCGAGAACACCTTCTATCCGGATCTGGGGAATGATCTGGCCATGTATGATCCCGCGGAGTTCGTGGAATTCGACCAGAAAAGACATGACCGTGCCGTGATGCTCATGGACAAACTGGCCCGGGAACTGGATTATCCCAATGTTCAGCATGAGGTGATTTGGGGTGGCCCAAACAGTGCCATATTGTCTTATGCGGAGGCGCAGAAGGCTGACCTGATCGTAGTGGGTTCTCATGGGCGGCATGGTCTTGCCAAACTGCTGGGATCCACGGCGGCAGCCATTGTGCACAATGCCCGCTGTGATGTGTTTGTGGTGCGTTTGCCTGATCAATAG
- a CDS encoding O-methyltransferase, with protein MCSDYPYAKLQARLELAHPLPWTEKWSAEEDFLLLVAEHCLAHKPSSILECSSGLSTLVLARCCQLNGRGQVISLENGEEFAQATRDNLASLGLEEHARVLHAPLGRQEVNGQAFEWYSPPMLPERIDILVVDGPPGFLQKHSRYPALPLLRERLVDGCHIYLDDAAREDEREIADLWCQEIPGLTHTYLDYQRGCSVFVLKENTGTA; from the coding sequence ATGTGTTCCGACTATCCTTATGCCAAGCTGCAGGCCAGGCTGGAGCTGGCTCATCCCCTCCCCTGGACGGAGAAATGGTCCGCAGAGGAGGATTTTCTGCTGCTGGTGGCGGAGCATTGCCTGGCGCACAAGCCTTCCAGCATTCTTGAATGCAGCAGCGGCTTGAGCACCCTGGTGCTGGCGCGCTGCTGTCAGCTCAATGGCCGGGGCCAGGTGATCAGCCTGGAGAACGGTGAGGAGTTCGCCCAGGCCACCCGGGACAACCTGGCGTCTCTTGGGCTGGAGGAACACGCCCGGGTATTGCATGCGCCCCTGGGTCGCCAGGAGGTCAACGGGCAAGCGTTCGAGTGGTATTCTCCCCCCATGCTCCCCGAACGCATCGACATACTGGTGGTGGACGGCCCGCCGGGGTTCCTGCAGAAACATTCCCGTTATCCTGCCCTGCCCCTGCTGCGGGAACGGCTGGTAGACGGCTGCCATATCTATCTGGACGACGCGGCGCGGGAGGATGAAAGAGAAATCGCCGATCTGTGGTGCCAGGAGATTCCGGGCCTGACGCATACCTACCTGGACTACCAGCGCGGTTGCTCGGTATTCGTGCTGAAAGAAAACACCGGGACTGCCTGA
- a CDS encoding glycosyltransferase family A protein, giving the protein MNPGQLPLLSTCIASLEDSGVDHLLAAFGENPHASSLLAICDQVFPLLEAAMWREGHLDQRLLAQYQAVVREVDDWLKARENDPRHEFVVVIPVADRPRHLHSCLESLATLRQVFPWGRLSVLVADDSGDPDNIREHQETLAGFRARGLDGRYFGQAEQLARLAELEPGHRQALKGVLGEQDARRFWHKGASNMRNISYLELIRGEAAEKQALYWFVDSDQEFRAGDDYALNYLFHLDRLFTRQAVTLFTGKVVGDPPVSPAVMASNFLDDVLAFMTALADADADAPCGFHPRQQERADDAAYHDMADLFGFKGGQHHFDYRCPLSGAHDHRRCLEAYAGRLNGFFDGEHITRQTAYEFQPLAQTRAPARTVYTGNYVFNRAGLEYFIPFAALKLRMAGPVLGRIAAAELGAGFVSANLPMLHKRTVTEAGRSEFRPGIEHQEQYSDISGEFERQYYGDVMLFSMIRLTEQGYPAATLTGESIREVLENVEQEMALRYAEKRQDILAKTRALEQWLDAPGQWWQTCPDALARMRCFTGSMRRSFGDRAAGVCLMSSPAHRRRRLDSMTRALQDYPRERALWRQLLS; this is encoded by the coding sequence TTGAACCCTGGCCAGCTTCCCCTGTTGTCCACCTGCATTGCTTCCCTGGAGGATTCCGGCGTTGACCATCTGCTCGCGGCCTTTGGTGAAAACCCCCATGCCTCTTCTCTGCTGGCCATCTGCGACCAGGTGTTTCCGCTTCTCGAAGCCGCCATGTGGCGGGAGGGGCATCTGGACCAGCGGTTGCTGGCGCAATACCAGGCGGTGGTCCGGGAAGTGGATGACTGGCTGAAGGCGAGGGAAAATGATCCCCGCCATGAATTCGTGGTGGTGATCCCCGTGGCGGACCGGCCCCGCCATCTGCACAGCTGCCTGGAAAGCCTGGCCACCCTGCGCCAGGTTTTTCCCTGGGGCAGGCTCAGTGTGCTGGTGGCGGATGATTCAGGCGACCCGGACAACATCCGTGAACACCAGGAGACGCTTGCCGGGTTCCGCGCCCGGGGACTGGATGGCCGCTATTTCGGCCAGGCGGAACAGTTGGCGAGGCTGGCGGAGCTGGAACCCGGCCATCGCCAGGCCCTCAAAGGCGTGCTGGGGGAACAGGACGCCCGCCGCTTCTGGCACAAGGGCGCGTCCAACATGCGCAACATCAGTTACCTGGAGCTGATCCGCGGCGAGGCTGCGGAGAAACAAGCCCTGTACTGGTTCGTGGACAGCGACCAGGAGTTTCGCGCCGGTGATGATTATGCCCTGAACTACCTGTTCCACCTAGACCGGCTTTTCACCCGCCAGGCGGTGACCCTGTTCACCGGCAAGGTGGTGGGGGATCCCCCCGTGTCACCGGCGGTCATGGCCTCCAACTTCCTGGACGACGTGCTGGCCTTCATGACGGCCCTGGCGGATGCGGATGCGGACGCGCCCTGCGGTTTCCACCCCCGGCAACAGGAAAGGGCGGATGACGCCGCCTATCACGACATGGCGGACCTGTTCGGCTTCAAGGGCGGGCAGCATCACTTCGATTACCGCTGCCCCCTGTCCGGCGCGCATGATCACCGGCGCTGCCTGGAGGCCTATGCCGGGCGCCTCAATGGCTTTTTCGACGGTGAGCACATCACCCGCCAGACCGCTTACGAGTTTCAGCCCCTGGCGCAGACCCGGGCGCCCGCCCGCACCGTGTACACGGGCAACTACGTATTCAACCGTGCCGGGCTGGAATACTTCATTCCCTTTGCCGCCCTCAAGCTGCGCATGGCCGGGCCTGTGCTGGGGCGTATCGCTGCTGCCGAGCTGGGGGCGGGGTTCGTCTCTGCCAACCTGCCCATGCTGCACAAGCGCACCGTGACCGAAGCCGGGCGTTCAGAGTTCCGCCCCGGCATCGAACACCAGGAACAGTATTCCGACATCAGTGGTGAATTCGAGCGCCAGTACTATGGCGACGTGATGCTGTTCAGCATGATCCGCCTGACGGAGCAGGGCTATCCCGCCGCCACCCTGACCGGTGAAAGCATCCGTGAGGTGCTGGAAAACGTGGAACAGGAAATGGCGCTGCGCTACGCGGAGAAACGCCAGGACATTCTGGCCAAGACCCGGGCCCTGGAACAATGGCTGGATGCCCCCGGCCAATGGTGGCAGACCTGCCCGGACGCCCTGGCCAGGATGCGGTGTTTCACGGGCAGCATGCGGCGCAGCTTTGGTGACCGTGCCGCCGGTGTGTGTCTCATGTCCTCCCCGGCCCACCGGCGGCGGCGCCTGGACAGCATGACCCGCGCCCTCCAGGATTACCCGCGGGAGCGGGCGCTGTGGAGGCAGCTGCTGTCATGA
- a CDS encoding thiamine pyrophosphate-binding protein: MTSTVAELIVSYMERLGIRHIFGMPGAHILPVYDALYDSDIQSVLAKHEQGASFMAGGYARASGGIGACITTAGPGATNLVTGIANAYADRQPVLAITGETSTHIFGRGGLQESSGEGGSIDQIALFQGITRYNRIVERTDYLGNVLNRASRILLADNPGPVLLSLPFNVQKEKVDEAVLEDVMTRAHVQTHEPSCANAEDIVDMLLKARHPVIVAGYGCLRADAQEPLGRLSRWLNIPVASSLKAKGVVDESSGLSLGSLGVSSSGKAYRHIVEQADLVMVLGAAFNERTSYVWDRELLNGRKVIQIDVNPEQLEKVFKADLAIQGDVRKILDDVLRHLETRGVAQAGEPGLEAGEGGDSGRGYEVFQSGFALVEKFFRELEQHFADDAVVFDDNIIFAQNFYRVSSRARYYPNSGISSLGHAIPAAIGAQFHEPAPCFAVLGDGGFQMCCMEIMTAVNYHRPLNILLFNNATMGLIRKNQHQQYEQRFIDCDFINPDYAKLADSFGINHVFVDTEAAVEQLFRETDLVRGINLIEMPIDRNSFPNYSSRR, translated from the coding sequence ATGACATCAACCGTTGCCGAGCTCATCGTAAGCTACATGGAGCGCCTGGGTATCCGCCATATTTTCGGCATGCCGGGGGCGCACATCCTGCCGGTGTACGACGCCCTGTACGATTCGGATATCCAAAGCGTGCTTGCCAAGCATGAGCAGGGCGCTTCCTTCATGGCCGGAGGATATGCCCGGGCGTCCGGAGGGATAGGCGCCTGCATCACCACTGCCGGTCCCGGTGCCACCAACCTGGTGACGGGTATTGCCAATGCCTATGCCGACCGGCAGCCGGTGCTGGCCATTACCGGCGAGACCTCCACCCATATCTTTGGCCGCGGGGGCCTGCAGGAAAGCTCCGGGGAAGGGGGCAGCATCGACCAGATCGCCCTGTTCCAGGGCATTACCCGCTACAACCGCATTGTGGAGCGCACGGATTACCTGGGCAATGTGCTCAACCGCGCCTCGCGCATCCTCCTGGCGGACAATCCCGGCCCGGTGCTTCTCAGTCTGCCTTTCAATGTGCAGAAAGAGAAGGTGGACGAGGCCGTGCTGGAAGATGTGATGACACGGGCCCACGTGCAGACTCACGAGCCGTCCTGCGCCAACGCCGAAGACATCGTGGACATGCTGCTGAAAGCGCGCCACCCGGTCATCGTGGCCGGCTATGGTTGTCTGCGCGCCGACGCCCAGGAGCCGCTGGGGCGCCTGAGCCGCTGGCTGAACATTCCCGTGGCCTCCAGTCTCAAGGCCAAGGGCGTGGTGGATGAATCCTCTGGTCTTTCCTTGGGCAGCCTGGGTGTGTCCTCCAGTGGCAAGGCCTACCGGCATATCGTGGAACAGGCGGATCTGGTGATGGTGCTGGGGGCGGCCTTCAATGAGCGCACCAGCTATGTCTGGGACCGGGAACTGCTCAACGGTCGCAAGGTCATTCAGATCGATGTCAATCCCGAACAGCTGGAGAAAGTCTTCAAGGCGGACCTGGCCATTCAGGGCGATGTTCGCAAGATACTCGATGACGTGTTGCGCCACCTGGAGACCCGGGGCGTGGCTCAGGCCGGTGAGCCGGGCCTGGAGGCCGGAGAGGGCGGCGATTCCGGGCGTGGCTATGAAGTCTTCCAGTCGGGCTTCGCTCTGGTGGAGAAGTTCTTTCGGGAACTGGAACAGCACTTTGCCGACGATGCCGTGGTCTTCGATGACAACATCATCTTCGCCCAGAATTTCTACCGGGTCTCCAGCCGGGCGCGCTACTATCCCAACTCCGGCATTTCCTCCCTGGGACATGCCATCCCCGCCGCCATTGGCGCGCAGTTCCACGAACCGGCCCCCTGTTTTGCGGTGCTGGGCGATGGCGGCTTTCAGATGTGCTGCATGGAGATCATGACCGCGGTGAATTACCACCGGCCCCTCAATATCCTGCTGTTCAACAACGCCACCATGGGGCTGATCCGCAAGAACCAGCACCAGCAGTACGAGCAGCGCTTCATCGATTGCGACTTCATCAACCCGGATTACGCCAAACTGGCGGACAGCTTCGGCATCAACCATGTTTTCGTGGACACGGAAGCCGCCGTGGAACAACTGTTCCGGGAAACGGATCTGGTGCGGGGCATCAATCTCATTGAAATGCCCATCGACCGCAACAGCTTCCCCAATTACTCCTCGCGCCGCTGA
- a CDS encoding putative iron-sulfur cluster-binding metallochaperone, producing MGGCCTTPATAKHPCPHCGQPGNSVDERTLLHHLKAPWDWMPQDAWFCENPNCGAIYFLADGNILEQADLRTPVGIKNPGEDALLCYCFGIDRKTLAARPALKDFVIERTRNSQCDCAIRNPSGRCCLKDFPR from the coding sequence ATGGGTGGCTGCTGCACGACGCCCGCGACCGCAAAACACCCCTGCCCCCATTGCGGCCAGCCGGGAAACAGCGTGGATGAGCGTACTCTGCTGCACCACCTCAAGGCCCCCTGGGACTGGATGCCCCAAGACGCCTGGTTCTGCGAAAATCCGAATTGCGGCGCCATCTATTTCCTCGCCGATGGAAACATTCTGGAACAGGCGGATCTGCGCACACCGGTGGGGATCAAGAACCCCGGCGAAGACGCTCTGCTCTGCTATTGTTTCGGCATCGACAGAAAAACCCTTGCGGCCCGCCCCGCCCTGAAAGACTTCGTCATCGAGCGCACCCGGAACAGCCAGTGCGACTGCGCGATCCGTAATCCCTCGGGGCGTTGTTGTCTCAAGGACTTTCCCCGCTGA
- a CDS encoding GNAT family N-acetyltransferase has product MHIRPATADDLQAVEVLSNAVNRDHHQALPKLFLNPEDIPDSRQFWSDRLSGDDRLFLVAETAEGIVGFTTARISENHRIPYLTSAPICRIGTICVAEHRRSQGIGTKLMAATEAWATTLGATEIHLTVMDFNRGALSFYEKNGYGTLSRVMAKPLDKNKA; this is encoded by the coding sequence ATGCATATCCGTCCCGCAACTGCCGACGACCTGCAGGCCGTAGAGGTGCTTTCCAACGCCGTGAACCGGGATCACCACCAGGCCCTTCCCAAGCTGTTCCTGAACCCGGAAGACATACCGGATTCACGGCAATTCTGGTCAGATCGTCTTTCGGGAGATGATCGGCTGTTCCTGGTGGCGGAAACTGCGGAAGGTATCGTGGGCTTTACTACAGCTAGAATCTCGGAAAACCACCGCATCCCTTATTTGACCTCGGCCCCCATCTGCCGCATCGGCACCATCTGCGTGGCAGAACACCGGCGTAGCCAGGGCATTGGCACAAAGTTGATGGCAGCTACCGAGGCCTGGGCAACCACACTTGGCGCCACAGAAATCCACCTGACGGTCATGGACTTCAACCGGGGCGCCCTGTCCTTCTATGAAAAAAACGGCTACGGAACCCTGTCCCGGGTCATGGCCAAGCCCCTGGACAAAAACAAGGCATAG
- the thrC gene encoding threonine synthase, producing the protein MNFIETRGNDGSKPVSVSFSQAILSPMSSFGGIYAPEQIPRLADDFLAEQLQKDYKSLARAVLAAFQVDLPEALVESALVTYDGFDDPTNPVPVVPVAERLHVSELYHGPTRAFKDMALQPFGVILSGLAQARNEHYLIMAATSGDTGPAALDTFRNKPNIKVACLYPDGGTSDVQRLQMVTENADNLKVIGIHGNFDDAQAALKRLLGSDVFRATLVEKHTQLSAANSVNFGRIIFQLVYHIHSYLELVRKGHISLGEKVNLVVPSGNFGNALGGYYAWQMGLPVEKIVIASNANNVLTDLINTGAYDLRQRQLIGTSSPAMDILKSSNVERVLFHLFGAERTRELMRQLDEEQHYQLTADEQKAMQSLFCADFCTDEEGKAYIKDYFEQGYLMDPHTATCMKAHARCCNQALHAIVYSTAEWTKFSPTIANALTGETDAHDIDALKTIARLAHTPIPARINELFDKPIVQQTLVDKEDIEREVLAFL; encoded by the coding sequence ATGAACTTCATAGAAACCCGGGGTAACGACGGCAGCAAGCCCGTCTCCGTGAGCTTTTCCCAGGCCATCCTCAGTCCCATGTCTTCTTTTGGCGGCATCTATGCGCCGGAACAGATTCCCCGGCTGGCGGATGATTTTCTGGCGGAACAACTCCAGAAGGACTACAAGAGCTTGGCGCGGGCCGTGCTCGCGGCTTTCCAGGTGGACTTGCCGGAAGCCCTGGTGGAATCCGCCCTGGTCACCTATGACGGTTTCGATGATCCGACCAATCCCGTTCCCGTGGTGCCGGTGGCCGAGAGGCTGCACGTCAGCGAGCTCTATCATGGCCCCACCCGGGCCTTCAAGGATATGGCCCTGCAGCCTTTCGGCGTGATCCTTTCCGGTTTGGCCCAGGCCAGGAACGAACACTATCTGATCATGGCGGCGACCAGCGGCGATACCGGCCCCGCCGCCCTGGACACCTTCCGCAACAAGCCCAACATCAAGGTGGCCTGCCTGTATCCTGATGGCGGCACCTCCGATGTGCAGCGTCTGCAGATGGTCACCGAAAATGCCGACAACCTCAAGGTCATCGGTATCCACGGCAATTTCGATGATGCCCAGGCCGCCCTCAAACGCCTTCTGGGTTCCGACGTGTTTCGTGCCACTCTGGTGGAAAAGCACACCCAGCTGTCCGCCGCCAACTCCGTGAACTTCGGGCGCATCATCTTCCAGCTCGTCTATCACATTCACAGTTATCTCGAGCTGGTGCGCAAGGGGCATATCTCCCTGGGGGAGAAGGTCAACCTGGTGGTGCCCAGCGGCAACTTCGGCAACGCCCTGGGCGGCTACTATGCCTGGCAAATGGGCCTGCCGGTGGAAAAGATCGTCATTGCTTCCAATGCCAATAACGTCCTCACGGACCTGATCAATACCGGCGCCTATGACCTGCGCCAGCGCCAGCTCATAGGCACCAGCTCACCGGCCATGGATATTCTCAAGTCCTCCAACGTGGAGCGCGTACTGTTCCATTTGTTCGGCGCTGAACGCACCCGGGAACTCATGCGGCAGCTGGACGAGGAGCAGCACTACCAGTTGACGGCGGATGAACAGAAAGCCATGCAGTCCCTGTTCTGCGCTGATTTCTGTACGGACGAGGAGGGCAAGGCCTATATCAAGGATTACTTCGAGCAGGGTTACCTGATGGATCCCCACACCGCGACCTGCATGAAAGCCCATGCCCGTTGTTGCAACCAGGCCCTGCACGCCATTGTCTATTCCACGGCGGAATGGACCAAGTTTTCCCCCACCATCGCCAATGCCCTGACCGGGGAAACCGATGCTCATGATATCGATGCCCTGAAAACCATTGCCCGGCTCGCCCATACCCCGATTCCGGCGCGTATCAATGAACTGTTCGACAAGCCCATCGTGCAGCAGACCCTGGTGGACAAGGAAGATATCGAAAGGGAAGTTCTGGCATTTCTTTAG